The Populus alba chromosome 4, ASM523922v2, whole genome shotgun sequence genome contains a region encoding:
- the LOC118050617 gene encoding kinesin-like protein KIN-7E, whose amino-acid sequence MGSIGKEELLKMAKMQMASAREEKILVLVRLRPLSDKEILANEVADWECINDTTILYRNTLREGSTFPSACTFDRVFRGNDTTREVYEAGAKEVALSVVSGINSSIFAYGQTSSGKTYTMMGITEYTVADIFDYMHKHEERAFVLKFSAIEIYNEAIRDLLSTDDTPLRLLDDPEKGTVVEKATEETLKDWDHLKELLSVCEAQRRIGETSLNEKSSRSHQILRLTIESSAREFLGKENSTTLSATVNFVDLAGSERASQALSTGARLKEGCHINRSLLTLGTVIRKLSKGRQGHINYRDSKLTRLLQPALGGNARTAIICTLSPARSHVEQSRNTLLFACCAKEVTTKAQVNVVMSDKALVKHLQKEVARLESELRSPAPASSTCDYVSLLRKRDLQIQKMEKEIKELTKQRDLAQSRLEDLLRVVGNGQKSRKENGISHHHNPQTGDAWEDECSISESSGMGGPRYLNGGVGRFNNARYDTGSNDDEEPYLHDNTDDHGLSDGTSPPMSIGKKIVRYNSSQSLEDAAEDADDYCKEVQCIEMEETRIRSNFEHHSVSNGENEGTLTLTAFRDGAIGQGISTAANGDREGSHMQNGFTYDVLEQRLHHVQRTIDALVSPYPDESSPQSVADLSTSRSPNLTRSRSCRENFMSGSSPGFEMAEQIESTPPNGFEKKFTGRPAGSQRKIPPLDFGTSGTMLSRNDSQSSLGSDCTDDFRAQSIRTSGDEDIPSIHTFVAGLKEMAQEEYEKQLVDAQVQETEAMTGEYDKSSKDIGLDPMHEPLETPRNWPLEFERQQRAILELWQTCNVSLVHRTYFFLLFQGDPTDSIYIEVELRRLSFLKETFSQGNQGVGGGRTLTLASSIKALHRERGMLSKMMNKRFSEEERNRLYKKWGIGLSSKRRRLQLANRIWSNTEDINHVTESAAVVAKLVRFVEQGQALKEMFGLSFTPPTSSTRRRSLGWTYSKSSLL is encoded by the exons ATGGGATCAATTGGTAAGGAAGAGCTGCTGAAGATGGCGAAGATGCAAATGGCGAGTGCCCGTGAGGAGAAGATTCTTGTTTTGGTGAGGTTGAGGCCTTTGAGCGACAAGGAGATTTTGGCAAATGAAGTTGCAGATTGGGAATGCATCAATGACACCACCATCTTGTACCGGAATACCCTTCGTGAAGGCTCCACTTTTCCATCAGCTTGTACTTTTG ACAGAGTATTTCGAGGTAACGACACTACAAGGGAAGTGTATGAGGCAGGAGCCAAGGAAGTTGCCCTTTCTGTTGTCAGCGGTATTAACT CAAGTATCTTTGCTTATGGGCAAACAAGCAGTGGAAAAACATACACGATGATGGGAATTACTGAGTATACAGTGGCAGATATATTTGACTACATGCATAAG cATGAAGAAAGAGCATTTGTTTTGAAGTTCTCAGCAATTGAGATATACAATGAAGCTATTAGAGATCTTCTTAGCACAGATGACACCCCACTTCGACTGCTGGATGATCCAGAG AAAGGGACTGTAGTGGAAAAAGCCACTGAGGAAACACTAAAGGACTGGGATCATCTGAAGGAGCTTCTTTCTGTTTGTGAAG CTCAAAGACGGATAGGGGAGACCTCCTTGAATGAGAAAAGCTCCAGATCCCATCAAATCCTTAGATTG ACAATTGAAAGTTCTGCTCGTGAATTTCTAGGCAAGGAAAATTCGACCACTCTTTCTGCCACTGTT aattttgttgatttggCAGGAAGTGAGCGTGCATCTCAGGCACTATCCACTGGAGCAAGATTGAAAGAAGGCTGCCACATTAATCGCAGTTTGCTGACTCTGGGAACGGTTATTCGCAAGCTAAG TAAGGGGAGACAGGGACACATCAATTACAGAGATTCTAAGCTGACACGGTTATTGCAGCCGGCATTGGGTGGCAATGCTAGAACTGCCATCATCTGCACATTGAGCCCTGCACGCAGCCATGTTGAGCAATCTAGAAATActcttttgtttgcttgttgtGCAAAGGAAGTTACCACAAAAGCACAGGTCAATGTGGTCATGTCTGATAAGGCATTGGTTAAGCATTTGCAAAAAGAAGTGGCTAGGTTGGAGAGTGAGTTAAGAAGTCCTGCCCCTGCTTCCTCAACTTGTGATTATGTATCACTACTGAGAAAGAGAGATCTTCAAATTCAAAAG ATGGAGAAGGAGATAAAAGAGTTGACTAAGCAAAGGGATCTAGCTCAGTCTCGGTTAGAGGATTTGCTGCGAGTGGTTGGAAATGGTcagaaatcaagaaaagag AATGGGATCAGTCATCATCATAATCCACAAACAGGAGATGCTTGGGAAGATGAATGTTCAATATCTGAATCATCAGGCATGGGTGGTCCTCGTTATCTGAATGGAGGTGTTGGAAGGTTCAACAATGCTCGTTATGACACTGGGAGCAATGATGATGAGGAACCTTACCTTCATGACAATACAGATGACCATGGCTTATCTGATGGCACTTCTCCTCCAATGTCAATAGGAAAGAAGATTGTCAGATACAATTCATCTCAGAGTCTGGAGGATGCTGCAGAAGATGCTGACGACTACTGCAAGGAAGTTCAGTGTATTGAAATGGAAGAAACAAGGATCAGGAGCAATTTTGAACACCATTCAgtatcaaatggtgaaaatgaaGGAACTTTGACCTTGACAGCATTCAGGGACGGAGCCATAGGGCAAGGAATATCTACTGCTGCTAATGGAGATAGAGAAGGAAGTCACATGCAAAATGGATTTACATATGATGTGTTAGAGCAGAGACTGCATCATGTGCAAAGGACAATTGATGCTCTTGTGAGTCCTTACCCTGATGAATCATCTCCACAGTCAGTAGCTGATTTGTCGACTTCTAGAAGCCCTAACTTAACAAGGAGCAGGAGTTGTCGAGAGAATTTCATGAGTGGCTCCTCTCCTGGATTTGAGATGGCAGAACAAATTGAGAGCACACCACCAAATGGATTCGAGAAAAAATTTACTGGGAGGCCAGCAGGATCTCAAAGGAAAATTCCCCCGCTAGATTTCGGTACCAGTGGTACAATGTTGTCGAGAAATGATTCCCAGTCATCTCTTGGAAGTGATTGCACAGATGACTTCAGAGCACAGAGCATCAGAACTTCTGGAGATGAGGACATTCCTAGCATCCACACTTTTGTTGCAGGATTGAAGGAGATGGCCCAGGAGGAGTATGAGAAGCAACTAGTTGATGCTCAG GTTCAGGAGACAGAGGCAATGACTGGTGAATATGATAAAAGTTCAAAGGACATAGGGTTGGATCCTATGCATGAACCATTGGAAACTCCTCGCAATTGGCCTCTTGAATTTGAGAGACAGCAGAGAGCAATACTGGAACTCTGGCAAACTTGCAATGTCTCGTTGGTCCACCGAACTTACTTTTTCTTGCTCTTTCAAGGCGATCCGACTGATTCCATATACATTGAAGTGGAGCTTAGGAGACTTTCCTTCCTCAAGGAAACATTTTCTCAAGGTAATCAGGGTGTGGGAGGTGGTCGGACTCTCACACTAGCTTCAAG CATCAAGGCTCTTCATCGTGAGAGAGGGATGCTAAGCAAGATGATGAACAAGAGGTTTtcagaagaagagagaaacagaCTTTACAAGAAGTGGGGTATTGGGCTGAGCTCAAAGCGAAGAAGGCTGCAGTTGGCTAACCGCATATGGAGCAACACAGAGGACATCAACCATGTAACGGAAAGCGCTGCCGTTGTTGCAAAGCTGGTCAGATTTGTAGAACAGGGACAAGCTCTCAAGGAGATGTTTGGCCTTAGCTTTACTCCCCCAACCTCAAGCACAAGGCGAAGGTCTTTGGGATGGACATACAGCAAGTCATCCCTTTTATAG
- the LOC118050603 gene encoding uncharacterized protein, with the protein MADPRFNDIFNEDFDGNYDTIMNRIVDQINYPCEGSGASVDGAGDDSNGNDSDDSNDSDSDSDSDGMRWLTEVLRGHWKRSVNMFRMDATTFLSLCTDLETRYGLKPSRRMSVIEKVAIFLFTIAVGASNRQVQERFQHSGETISRCFKEVLKSLRLFAVEIIKPEDSQFTSTPREIAMNPRFMPHFKNCVGAIDGTHVRACVPAANQIPFIGRKGKYYLVDAGYPNEYGYLGPYKGERYHFQEFRRRGQPSGRKEVFNRAHSSLRNVIERSFGVWKQRWKILQNMPAYPYKTQVEIVVASMALHNYIRRRSQDDAVFSEYDRNPNLIPDDFLPDTVQVSAVQVSQRPSRMDFVRDGIANSLMEQ; encoded by the exons ATGGCTGATCCACGATTTAATGACATATTTAATGAAGATTTCGATGGTAATTATGATACTATAATGAACCGCATTGtagatcaaattaattatccttGTGAAGGTAGTGGTGCCTCAGTTGATGGTGCTGGAGATGACAGTAATGGAAACGACTCCGACGATAGTAATGACAGTGACAGTGACAGTGACAGTGATG GGATGCGTTGGTTGACGGAGGTTTTAAGAGGGCATTGGAAACGAAGTGTTAACATGTTCAGGATGGACGCAACCACTTTTTTGAGTTTGTGCACCGACTTGGAAACGCGCTATGGCTTAAAACCGTCAAGAAGAATGAGCGTTATTGAAAAGGTAGCGATATTTCTATTTACAATAGCAGTTGGGGCGTCAAATAGACAAGTGCAGGAAAGATTCCAGCATTCAGGTGAAACTATTAGTCGATGTTTTAAAGAAGTGCTTAAATCATTACGTTTGTTTGCTGTGGAAATCATAAAACCAGAAGATTCACAATTTACGAGCACACCAAGAGAAATTGCTATGAATCCAAGATTTATGCCACATTTcaag AATTGTGTCGGTGCAATTGATGGAACACATGTTCGTGCCTGCGTACCAGCTGcaaatcaaattccatttattggaagaaaag gaaaatactaTTTGGTTGATGCTGGATACCCAAACGAGTATGGATATTTGGGTCCCTACAAAGGCGAGAGGTATCACTTCCAAGAATTTAGACGTCGTGGACAACCAAGTGGTCGGAAAGAAGTGTTTAATCGTGCACACTCGTCACTACGTAACGTGATCGAACGTTCTTTTGGGGTATGGAAACAGAGGtggaaaattttgcaaaacatgcCTGCTTATCCATACAAAACACAAGTTGAGATTGTAGTTGCATCAATGGcactacataattatattagaaggagatcgcaagATGATGCAGTTTTTTCTGAGTATGATCGCAACCCCAATTTGATTCCAGATGACTTTTTGCCTGATACTGTTCAGGTTTCGGCCGTTCAAGTCTCACAGAGGCCTTCACGTATGGATTTTGTACGCGATGGaattgcaaatagtttgatgGAACAATAA
- the LOC118050610 gene encoding uncharacterized protein isoform X2, whose protein sequence is MFFDGYGYHGTSFEQTYRCYPASFIEKPQIESGDKIIMPPSALDRLASLHIDYPMLFELQNAAAERVSHCGVLEFIAEEGMIYMPYWMMENLLLQEGDIVRVKNVTLPKGKYVKLQPHTKDFLDISNPKAILETTLRNYSCLTTGDSIMVAYNNKKYYIDIVETKPSNAISIIETDCEVDFAPPLDYKEPEKPVASVPPSKATSQAEEVPAETEPKFNPFTGTGRRLDGKPMSYQPPPVSSGSKDKQPAVANGSRQPSLGSISKNTARQSQGKLVFGSNASRSPKETQQGAGKETKQEQPKKEERPKFQAFSGKKYSLKG, encoded by the exons ATG TTTTTCGATGGATATGGATATCACGGAACATCGTTTGAGCAGACATATCGATGCTACCCTGCTTCATTTATTGAAAAG CCACAAATTGAAAGCGGTGATAAAA TTATAATGCCTCCCTCAGCTCTTGACCGTCTTG CATCTCTGCATATAGATTATCCAATGTTGTTTGAGCTTCAGAATGCTGCTGCGGAGCGGGTGTCTCACTGTGGGGTTCTGGAGTTTATTGCAGAGGAAGGCATGATTTATATGCCATACTGG ATGATGGAGAACCTGCTTCTACAAGAGGGAGATATAGTGCGAGTGAAAAATGTTACTCTTCCCAAGGGAAAATATGTTAAACTGCAACCTCACACAAAGGATTTTTTGGATATATCCAACCCAAAAGCTAT CTTAGAGACAACATTAAGGAATTATTCCTGCTTAACCACTGGGGATAGTATTATGGTGGCATATAACAACAAGAAATACTACATAGATATTGTGGAAACAAAGCCTTCAAATGCAATAAGTATCATTGAGACGGACTGTGAGGTGGACTTTGCACCTCCCCTGGATTACAAGGAGCCTGAAAAGCCTGTTGCATCTGTTCCTCCAAGCAAGGCAACCTCCCAAG CTGAAGAGGTTCCAGCTGAGACTGAACCAAAATTCAACCCCTTTACGGGAACAGGTAGACGCTTGGATGGGAAACCGATGAGCTATCAGCCCCCACCAGTTTCATCAGGGTCTAAAGACAAGCAACCTGCTGTTGCCAATGGCAGCAGGCAGCCTTCTCTcggatctatttcaaaaaatactGCACGCCAGTCTCAGGGAAAGCTTGTGTTTGGGTCAAATGCAAGTCGCTCTCCTAAGGAAACGCAGCAG GGAGCTGGAAAAGAGACGAAACAAGAGCAGCCCAAAAAGGAAGAACGGCCAAAATTCCAGGCATTCTCAGGGAAAAAGTACTCATTGAAGGGTTGA
- the LOC118050612 gene encoding NADH dehydrogenase [ubiquinone] 1 beta subcomplex subunit 9, with translation MSVAAATAAGYLGRRAAQKERVRILYRRALKDTLNWAVHRHLFYEDADLLRARFETSKHVEDPDTIDRMIADGEAQYNKWRHPDPYIVPWAPGGSKFTRNPTPPEGIEIVYNYGREDND, from the exons atgagcgtcgcagcagcaacagcagcgGGCTACCTGGGTCGAAGAGCAGCACAGAAGGAGAGAGTGAGAATCCTCTACCGCCGTGCTCTCAAAGACACTCTTAACTGGGCAGTCCATCGCCACCTCTTTTACGAAGAC GCCGATCTTCTGCGCGCGAGGTTCGAAACAAGCAAACACGTG GAAGATCCAGATACAATTGATAGAATGATAGCTGATGGCGAGGCGCAGTACAATAAGTGGCGGCACCCTGATCCTTATattg TACCTTGGGCTCCTGGCGGTAGCAAGTTCACTCGGAACCCGACTCCACCTGAAGGG ATTGAGATAGTGTATAACTATGGCCGAGAAGATAATGACTAA
- the LOC118050611 gene encoding uncharacterized protein, whose product MYSNIVATGAFAWAPSSGVHAGSGVAPGTSNADIADDGLEEGSGDSEEDMIPDFQTDMARMVGEINMSTSSNTKSSGKRKGRDHADVRCRKKKTSGIGVQLMTRCNHLLESMSTKSDSTSINLDREGCSIPEVMAELHSIPGVSIEDDFHDFATEFLVSRRKREMWASMGDKQQKLRWLQRMYARTKRA is encoded by the coding sequence ATGTATTCCAACATTGTCGCAACTGGAGCGTTTGCATGGGCTCCTTCATCAGGTGTACATGCGGGCAGTGGTGTTGCTCCTGGTACAAGCAATGCCGACATTGCTGATGATGGTTTGGAAGAGGGCAGCGGTGATTCGGAGGAAGATATGATTCCAGATTTCCAGACTGACATGGCTCGAATGGTTGGAGAGATAAATATGTCAACCAGCAGCAATACAAAAAGCagcggcaaaagaaaaggacgaGATCATGCCGATGTGCGAtgtagaaagaagaaaacatctgGAATTGGTGTTCAGTTGATGACAAGGTGCAATCATCTTCTTGAGAGTATGTCGACTAAGAGTGATTCGACGTCTATTAATTTGGATCGCGAAGGCTGTAGCATCCCCGAGGTGATGGCTGAGCTGCACTCAATTCCTGGAGTTTCAATTGAAGATGACTTCCACGACTTCGCTACGGAGTTTCTCGTTtcaagaaggaaaagagaaatgtgGGCCAGTATGGGCGATAAGCAACAAAAGTTGAGATGGTTGCAGCGAATGTATGCACGAACTAAACGTGCTTAG
- the LOC118050610 gene encoding uncharacterized protein isoform X1, with protein MQFFDGYGYHGTSFEQTYRCYPASFIEKPQIESGDKIIMPPSALDRLASLHIDYPMLFELQNAAAERVSHCGVLEFIAEEGMIYMPYWMMENLLLQEGDIVRVKNVTLPKGKYVKLQPHTKDFLDISNPKAILETTLRNYSCLTTGDSIMVAYNNKKYYIDIVETKPSNAISIIETDCEVDFAPPLDYKEPEKPVASVPPSKATSQAEEVPAETEPKFNPFTGTGRRLDGKPMSYQPPPVSSGSKDKQPAVANGSRQPSLGSISKNTARQSQGKLVFGSNASRSPKETQQGAGKETKQEQPKKEERPKFQAFSGKKYSLKG; from the exons ATG CAGTTTTTCGATGGATATGGATATCACGGAACATCGTTTGAGCAGACATATCGATGCTACCCTGCTTCATTTATTGAAAAG CCACAAATTGAAAGCGGTGATAAAA TTATAATGCCTCCCTCAGCTCTTGACCGTCTTG CATCTCTGCATATAGATTATCCAATGTTGTTTGAGCTTCAGAATGCTGCTGCGGAGCGGGTGTCTCACTGTGGGGTTCTGGAGTTTATTGCAGAGGAAGGCATGATTTATATGCCATACTGG ATGATGGAGAACCTGCTTCTACAAGAGGGAGATATAGTGCGAGTGAAAAATGTTACTCTTCCCAAGGGAAAATATGTTAAACTGCAACCTCACACAAAGGATTTTTTGGATATATCCAACCCAAAAGCTAT CTTAGAGACAACATTAAGGAATTATTCCTGCTTAACCACTGGGGATAGTATTATGGTGGCATATAACAACAAGAAATACTACATAGATATTGTGGAAACAAAGCCTTCAAATGCAATAAGTATCATTGAGACGGACTGTGAGGTGGACTTTGCACCTCCCCTGGATTACAAGGAGCCTGAAAAGCCTGTTGCATCTGTTCCTCCAAGCAAGGCAACCTCCCAAG CTGAAGAGGTTCCAGCTGAGACTGAACCAAAATTCAACCCCTTTACGGGAACAGGTAGACGCTTGGATGGGAAACCGATGAGCTATCAGCCCCCACCAGTTTCATCAGGGTCTAAAGACAAGCAACCTGCTGTTGCCAATGGCAGCAGGCAGCCTTCTCTcggatctatttcaaaaaatactGCACGCCAGTCTCAGGGAAAGCTTGTGTTTGGGTCAAATGCAAGTCGCTCTCCTAAGGAAACGCAGCAG GGAGCTGGAAAAGAGACGAAACAAGAGCAGCCCAAAAAGGAAGAACGGCCAAAATTCCAGGCATTCTCAGGGAAAAAGTACTCATTGAAGGGTTGA